A genomic segment from Triticum dicoccoides isolate Atlit2015 ecotype Zavitan unplaced genomic scaffold, WEW_v2.0 scaffold190614, whole genome shotgun sequence encodes:
- the LOC119344885 gene encoding B3 domain-containing protein Os03g0164300-like, whose protein sequence is MFGHKEPKIDYYVCTINKTFAKPGQGMVEYTEDELHKYNHEDDDTLSLKLVDGTMTYDTRFILGTGKRATIATNWSWFRHHANIHEGEICVFHFKRKAVRRLSRTVHHVYTQ, encoded by the exons ATGTTTGGACACAAAGAGCCAAAGATCGACTATTATGTCTGCACCATCAACAAGACGTTTGCCAAACCAGGCCAGGGCATG GTGGAATACACAGAGGATGAGCTCCATAAGTACAATCATGAAGATGATGACACTCTCTCACTCAAGCTCGTAGACGGCACAATGACCTATGACACCCGATTCATCCTTGGAACCGGCAAGAGGGCTACCATCGCGACGAACTGGTCATGGTTTCGCCACCACGCCAACATCCACGAGGGTGAAATATGTGTCTTCCATTTCAAGCGCAAAGCAGTGCGCCGCCTTTCGCGCACGGTCCATCACGTCTACACGCAATGA